The Nonlabens sp. Hel1_33_55 genome contains the following window.
TGGGACAGCTATCAATCTGCTCCTGTGCGCAAACATTCATTAGAGTACCTAATGTGATATACGCTTGATTGCGCGCCCATTGCTCTACCTCTTCTACTGCCATGTTATCAAACTTATCTGTCAACTGATCCACAAAAGGCTGCAATACCTCATCACTGGTATCACGCACATCCTTCACTCTATTAAAATACTGTCGCACATAATCCTGATCCACGGCTGTAGTACAAATAATAAGGACCGCAGCGGCATCGACTACCTGGCGTTGTCCAAAAGCCATGGGAACCATCTTCTCCTGCATTTCTTTATTGTGCACGACCATCAAACGACAAGGTTGTAATCCATACGATGTTGCCGTAAGATTGAACGCGGCGGCTAGCATTTCCAGTTGTTCCGTCGTCATGCTTCTATTGGGATCAAAATTCTTTGTGGCGTACCTCCATTTAAGGTTTTCAATACTTTTCGTCATCGCTTATCGTTATATTTGTGCTGTAAAGTTTAGGTAGAGTTCGCTTTCGCGAAAGCGGAACAACCATCCATCATTTTACAACGATCAACAAAGGTAATCCCTATAATATTCATGCAGGTACAGATCGCGAAAACAGCCAGCGCAGATTTATGAAAAGACTACTTAACATTCTTGTGTTTCTAGTCGTTGCTGGTCTCATTGCTGTGGTTTTCCTACAGGTTTATGTGAATCAGACGGCTGCTCGCCACATCACTGACAACATGGAGCAACTGGACGCCGCCTATACTGGGATCGTCCTGGGTGCGAGTGTGAGACCAGATAAAAGTTTATCACCCATTTTGAAAGATCGAGTGGATGCAGCGTTTCAAGCCTATAAACGTGGGAAGATCAAGAAATTCCTGTTGAGTGGTGACCACGGCCAGGTGGATTATGACGAGGTGAATGCCATGAAAACTTATCTAAACAATAAAGGTGTTCCCAATAGTGATATTTTTCTGGATCATGCGGGATTTGATACTTATGATAGTATGATACGAGCCAAATCAATTTTTAAAGTCACTGATGCCATTGTTTTTACGCAAAAATTCCACTTGCCACGGGCTATTTATTTAGGTCGCAATCTAGATCTGGATTTGAAAGGTTTTGCCGTCGATCCAGCTGACTATGAGCCATCATCACATTTGATACGCCGGGAATGGCTGGCTAATGTTAAAGCATGGACAGAAATCCACATTGAAAAGAAACCCACTTTTGAAGGTATTGCAATACCTATCACGGGAAGTAGCGCTCCTACACACGATCAATAATTAAAGTTACCTTAACAGTATCGAGTTAACGGTTGTTAATTATTGGTAATTCTCGCTTTGTTGCTTCTATCTTTCTATATAACTAAAACAAGATATCATGAGCGATAACAAACCACAGAAGAATAGCAATCAAGCAAATCCAAACGAAAACGATACGCATCCCAATCCAGCTAATCCTAAAAGAGTCAGTAATAAGGAGCAGGCGATCAATCTTGAACACACACATGGCAAGGAAATAAATCATCAGGTCAAAGACAAAAGAGAGCATCATCAACCTAGAGATACTATCAAAGATTAGTCACAGGGGTTTTACATATTTACAAACCGCACTATAATTAGTGCGGTTTTTTTTGAGCGCAATAATTAGAGTTTAAATAAAATCTTTATATTTGCACCCGCAAAATGGATAACCGTTTTGCAATTTAAGGAGAAGTGGCAGAGTGGTCGAATGCACTGGTCTTGAAAACCAGCGAGGGTCACACCTCCAGGGGTTCGAATCCCTTCTTCTCCGCATAAACCCTTGTAATCATTTGATTATAAGGGTTTTTAATTTTCAGTTGACAAATTAGTTGACTAGTCTACTAAATATCACGCTCTTTTTCCTTCTTTCTAACAGAAAAGCTTAGTGTAATAATTATACTGGGCAATATAATTTGTGGTCGCTAAATAGGCCTCTGATTTTAGCTTGTATCTACCTAAAAAAAATCTTTTATTTTTTTTTACACGATCAAACCACATTTTAGCATCTTATATAAAGGTTAATATCCTAATTGATTAGGCATGAAGTTGAATAATCTCAAAGGAAAAAAATGCACAATTTTTATTGCATTCAAATAATTTATACAAGTAACTACTCTAATTAGCTAGTTTGTAGATCTAGATTTTTCGTACTTGATAATAAAATTAATTAGCTGTAGTTTCATTTAGCGAACCTAGATCCGGTCAAACATAAAACTAATTTGCACATTAAGATAAAGGGATTAAATCTATGATGTTGAGAAGAAGTACAGCTCTTGAATCATATTTATAGCTTTTTTTAAGGATTAGCAGAAACGGTTAAAATAATAGCATAATATTTTTTTACTTAATTTTGTACTAAATGAAACAACTCATTCACAAATCAATGGCAATCCTTATGGCTTGCGTAGTCCTTATGACTAC
Protein-coding sequences here:
- a CDS encoding NAD(P)H-dependent oxidoreductase; this translates as MTKSIENLKWRYATKNFDPNRSMTTEQLEMLAAAFNLTATSYGLQPCRLMVVHNKEMQEKMVPMAFGQRQVVDAAAVLIICTTAVDQDYVRQYFNRVKDVRDTSDEVLQPFVDQLTDKFDNMAVEEVEQWARNQAYITLGTLMNVCAQEQIDSCPMEGFLPQKIDELLDLPNKNLKSVLMLPVGHRSPDDPFASMKKVRLPLEQSVEFIS
- a CDS encoding vancomycin high temperature exclusion protein; this encodes MKRLLNILVFLVVAGLIAVVFLQVYVNQTAARHITDNMEQLDAAYTGIVLGASVRPDKSLSPILKDRVDAAFQAYKRGKIKKFLLSGDHGQVDYDEVNAMKTYLNNKGVPNSDIFLDHAGFDTYDSMIRAKSIFKVTDAIVFTQKFHLPRAIYLGRNLDLDLKGFAVDPADYEPSSHLIRREWLANVKAWTEIHIEKKPTFEGIAIPITGSSAPTHDQ